One window from the genome of Eucalyptus grandis isolate ANBG69807.140 chromosome 7, ASM1654582v1, whole genome shotgun sequence encodes:
- the LOC120296057 gene encoding disease resistance protein RUN1-like has translation MEDQITVINNLLDIDSGGIRLIGIYGMGGIGKTTFANIIFNQLCPRFGKNYSFLEDVREMAKAKGSLVKLQRKLLSDISHSGLDLNIDNLDRGITMIGQRICNKNMLIVLDDVDEDNQIQKLIEVNSLCSSTRILVTIRDKSVLKIKGFKYKILCYEMEGLNKKDALQLFSRHVFYDSSPPTNYYTLSEGIVSTTGGLPLALTAIGSLIFGEKEETIWEEMLEKLRETPHRDVLGKLRISYDALELDQQHIFFDVACFFISWKKADLIYQWKYCGFKA, from the coding sequence ATGGAGGATCAAATAACagtcataaataatttattagaCATCGATTCCGGTGGCATTCGGCTCATTGGAATTTATGGGATGGGTGGCATCGGTAAAACAACATTTGCCAATATTATCTTCAACCAACTATGTCCTCGCTTTGGGAAAAACTACAGCTTTCTTGAAGACGTGAGGGAAATGGCAAAAGCCAAGGGCTCGTTGGTCAAGTTGCAAAGAAAATTATTGTCCGACATCTCCCATTCTGGATTGGATCTTAACATTGATAACTTGGATCGGGGGATCACTATGATTGGACAAAGAATTTGCAACAAGAATATGCTAATTGTATTGGATGATGTCGATGAGGACAACCAAATCCAAAAACTAATTGAAGTGAACTCTTTGTGTTCTAGTACTAGGATACTTGTTACCATTAGGGATAAAAGTGTTCTAAAAATCAAGGGATTTAAGTATAAAATCTTGTGTTACGAAATGGAGGGGTTGAACAAAAAAGATGCACTCCAGCTTTTTAGTAGGCATGTTTTTTATGATAGCTCTCCTCCTACCAATTATTACACTCTTTCTGAAGGCATTGTCTCAACTACAGGTGGACTACCTTTAGCTCTTACAGCTATAGGTTCACTGATTTTTGGTGAGAAAGAGGAAACAATATGGGAAGAGATGCTAGAGAAGCTAAGGGAAACACCTCATAGGGATGTGTTAGGAAAGCTAAGGATTAGTTATGATGCCTTAGAGCTGGATCAACAACACATATTTTTCGATGTTGCATGCTTTTTCATCAGTTGGAAAAAGGCTGATCTAATCTACCAGTGGAAATATTGTGGGTTTAAGGCATAG
- the LOC104453272 gene encoding disease resistance protein RUN1 isoform X1: MAPEVVAAGRKRKSPEPPSGINHEVFLNFRGADTREGFTDLLHRDLQIAGIEVFRDDKKLLAGEEIHLGLKKAIKQSRISIAIFSKDYASSKSCLMELVQMWECRQSNGQTIIPIFYDVSPDAVKHQTGDFATSFKKHEDDKVDPKTIQNWKKVLQLVGGLSGYERDNINGRHVTDLLDKVMTRVRQELKEDDQDVPDKLVGIDLHVQWMMTKLDVVYSRGQAMKVCGEDRRVVGICGMPGVGKTTLAKVVFNKIHKLFHACSFLNGVNSGGVEFSQELLIADLQKEKREPLRSSGKVKKLKSLFTNMKVLIVLDDVREDEQIKALAGDLTWFGPGSRIIVTTHRRDVLKVFDFGEEDKDRAAAQYDVKPMEYQDALKLFRMHVFQGDAPQDVSECDSLSPDIVEALGMLPMAIKLQASYLKSNKERSIWQSSLKSLQKYPLERKVEAAFEASYKSLDDCAQKIYLDIACFFIGKDERIPPYMWEEAWHGDPLRIIKHLRDMHFLEDGENNEFRMHDLLRDYGRKLVKGCRIWNHSDALSILKDGQGHKTPKANSLHPAIGSGIKNLASEPLLKHHPDVLTDAPVRTRGEGGRAGGEGHGYHRVHLSEAFVMRAPKESLGSATR; the protein is encoded by the exons ATGGCTCCTGAAGTTGTGGCTGCtggaaggaagagaaagagcCCG GAACCACCGTCTGGAATCAATCACGAAgtattcttgaattttagaggTGCAGATACACGTGAAGGATTCACGGATCTTCTCCATAGAGATCTGCAAATTGCGGGGATCGAAGTCTTTAGAGATGACAAAAAGCTCCTTGCTGGAGAAGAGATCCATCTGGGGCTGAAAAAAGCGATCAAGCAATCGAGGATCTCAATTGCCATCTTTTCCAAAGATTATGCTTCCAGTAAAAGTTGTCTCATGGAGCTGGTACAAATGTGGGAGTGCAGACAATCAAATGGACAGACTATTATCCCTATTTTCTATGATGTTAGTCCTGACGCTGTGAAACACCAGACTGGGGATTTTGCAACGTCCTTCAAGAAACATGAGGATGACAAAGTCGACCCAAAGACCATCCAAAATTGGAAGAAGGTTCTTCAACTGGTCGGGGGATTAAGCGGATATGAGCGGGATAATATAAATGGGCG GCATGTGACCGACCTGCTAGACAAAGTTATGACCCGTGTCCGGCAGGAGTTGAAGGAGGATGACCAAGACGTACCCGACAAACTAGTTGGAATCGATCTTCATGTTCAATGGATGATGACAAAGCTTGATGTTGTCTACAGCCGTGGACAAGCGATGAAAGTATGTGGAGAAGATAGACGTGTCGTCGGAATATGCGGTATGCCGGGTGTTGGAAAGACTACACTTGCGAAGGTTGTCTTCAACAAGATCCACAAGTTGTTTCATGCATGTAGCTTCCTTAACGGGGTAAATTCGGGAGGAGTCGAGTTTTCCCAAGAACTGTTGATTGCTGaccttcaaaaggaaaaacgTGAACCACTGAGATCTTCTGgtaaagttaaaaaattaaaaagtctcTTTACTAACATGAAGGTTCTCATTGTGCTTGATGATGTGCGTGAAGATGAACAAATTAAAGCATTAGCTGGGGACCTTACTTGGTTTGGTCCAGGAAGTAGAATCATTGTGACCACACATAGAAGAGATGTTTTAAAGGTTTTCGACtttggagaagaagacaaagatagAGCAGCTGCACAATACGATGTTAAACCAATGGAATATCAGGATGCTCTTAAACTCTTTCGTATGCATGTTTTTCAAGGGGATGCTCCCCAAGATGTCTCCGAGTGCGATTCCTTATCCCCAGACATCGTTGAAGCTCTTGGAATGCTTCCTATGGCTATTAAGCTTCAGGCAAGCTATTTAAAGAGTAATAAGGAAAGAAGCATATGGCAGAGTAGCTTGAAGTCCTTACAAAAATACCCACTAGAACGAAAGGTAGAAGCAGCCTTTGAGGCCAGTTACAAATCTTTAGATGACTGTGCACAGAAGATATACCTCGACATAGCGTGCTTTTTTATTGGAAAGGATGAGAGGATTCCCCCTTACATGTGGGAGGAGGCTTGGCATGGCGATCCTCTTAGAATTATAAAACACCTTCGTGACATGCATTTCTTGGAAGATGGAGAAAATAATGAATTCAGAATGCACGATCTGTTGAGAGACTATGGCAGGAAGCTTGTCAAGGGCTGCAGGATTTGGAATCACAGTGACGCACTTTCCATTCTAAAGGATGGTCAG GGCCATAAAACACCGAAGGCAAACTCTTTGCATCCCGCGATTGGTAGTGGCATCAAGAACCTCGCATCAGAACCATTGCTGAAG CATCACCCCGACGTGCTCACAGATGCACCTGTTAGGACTCGGGGAGAAGGCGGCAGAGCTGGAGGCGAAGGGCATGGATACCATCGCGTCCATCTCAGTGAAGCCTTCGTGATGCGGGCGCCCAAGGAGAGCCTGGGGTCGGCGACGAGGTGA
- the LOC104453272 gene encoding disease resistance protein RUN1 isoform X2 encodes MAPEVVAAGRKRKSPEPPSGINHEVFLNFRGADTREGFTDLLHRDLQIAGIEVFRDDKKLLAGEEIHLGLKKAIKQSRISIAIFSKDYASSKSCLMELVQMWECRQSNGQTIIPIFYDVSPDAVKHQTGDFATSFKKHEDDKVDPKTIQNWKKVLQLVGGLSGYERDNINGRHVTDLLDKVMTRVRQELKEDDQDVPDKLVGIDLHVQWMMTKLDVVYSRGQAMKVCGEDRRVVGICGMPGVGKTTLAKVVFNKIHKLFHACSFLNGVNSGGVEFSQELLIADLQKEKREPLRSSGKVKKLKSLFTNMKVLIVLDDVREDEQIKALAGDLTWFGPGSRIIVTTHRRDVLKVFDFGEEDKDRAAAQYDVKPMEYQDALKLFRMHVFQGDAPQDVSECDSLSPDIVEALGMLPMAIKLQASYLKSNKERSIWQSSLKSLQKYPLERKVEAAFEASYKSLDDCAQKIYLDIACFFIGKDERIPPYMWEEAWHGDPLRIIKHLRDMHFLEDGENNEFRMHDLLRDYGRKLVKGCRIWNHSDALSILKDGQGHKTPKANSLHPAIGSGIKNLASEPLLKNDPDSQASLPTDRRRCRLHRLSPASPRRAHRCTC; translated from the exons ATGGCTCCTGAAGTTGTGGCTGCtggaaggaagagaaagagcCCG GAACCACCGTCTGGAATCAATCACGAAgtattcttgaattttagaggTGCAGATACACGTGAAGGATTCACGGATCTTCTCCATAGAGATCTGCAAATTGCGGGGATCGAAGTCTTTAGAGATGACAAAAAGCTCCTTGCTGGAGAAGAGATCCATCTGGGGCTGAAAAAAGCGATCAAGCAATCGAGGATCTCAATTGCCATCTTTTCCAAAGATTATGCTTCCAGTAAAAGTTGTCTCATGGAGCTGGTACAAATGTGGGAGTGCAGACAATCAAATGGACAGACTATTATCCCTATTTTCTATGATGTTAGTCCTGACGCTGTGAAACACCAGACTGGGGATTTTGCAACGTCCTTCAAGAAACATGAGGATGACAAAGTCGACCCAAAGACCATCCAAAATTGGAAGAAGGTTCTTCAACTGGTCGGGGGATTAAGCGGATATGAGCGGGATAATATAAATGGGCG GCATGTGACCGACCTGCTAGACAAAGTTATGACCCGTGTCCGGCAGGAGTTGAAGGAGGATGACCAAGACGTACCCGACAAACTAGTTGGAATCGATCTTCATGTTCAATGGATGATGACAAAGCTTGATGTTGTCTACAGCCGTGGACAAGCGATGAAAGTATGTGGAGAAGATAGACGTGTCGTCGGAATATGCGGTATGCCGGGTGTTGGAAAGACTACACTTGCGAAGGTTGTCTTCAACAAGATCCACAAGTTGTTTCATGCATGTAGCTTCCTTAACGGGGTAAATTCGGGAGGAGTCGAGTTTTCCCAAGAACTGTTGATTGCTGaccttcaaaaggaaaaacgTGAACCACTGAGATCTTCTGgtaaagttaaaaaattaaaaagtctcTTTACTAACATGAAGGTTCTCATTGTGCTTGATGATGTGCGTGAAGATGAACAAATTAAAGCATTAGCTGGGGACCTTACTTGGTTTGGTCCAGGAAGTAGAATCATTGTGACCACACATAGAAGAGATGTTTTAAAGGTTTTCGACtttggagaagaagacaaagatagAGCAGCTGCACAATACGATGTTAAACCAATGGAATATCAGGATGCTCTTAAACTCTTTCGTATGCATGTTTTTCAAGGGGATGCTCCCCAAGATGTCTCCGAGTGCGATTCCTTATCCCCAGACATCGTTGAAGCTCTTGGAATGCTTCCTATGGCTATTAAGCTTCAGGCAAGCTATTTAAAGAGTAATAAGGAAAGAAGCATATGGCAGAGTAGCTTGAAGTCCTTACAAAAATACCCACTAGAACGAAAGGTAGAAGCAGCCTTTGAGGCCAGTTACAAATCTTTAGATGACTGTGCACAGAAGATATACCTCGACATAGCGTGCTTTTTTATTGGAAAGGATGAGAGGATTCCCCCTTACATGTGGGAGGAGGCTTGGCATGGCGATCCTCTTAGAATTATAAAACACCTTCGTGACATGCATTTCTTGGAAGATGGAGAAAATAATGAATTCAGAATGCACGATCTGTTGAGAGACTATGGCAGGAAGCTTGTCAAGGGCTGCAGGATTTGGAATCACAGTGACGCACTTTCCATTCTAAAGGATGGTCAG GGCCATAAAACACCGAAGGCAAACTCTTTGCATCCCGCGATTGGTAGTGGCATCAAGAACCTCGCATCAGAACCATTGCTGAAG AACGATCCGGACTCACAAGCTTCTCTGCCAACTGATCGGCGTCGCTGCCGCCTCCACCGCCTATCTCCAGCATCACCCCGACGTGCTCACAGATGCACCTGTTAG
- the LOC104453272 gene encoding disease resistance protein RUN1 isoform X3, giving the protein MAPEVVAAGRKRKSPEPPSGINHEVFLNFRGADTREGFTDLLHRDLQIAGIEVFRDDKKLLAGEEIHLGLKKAIKQSRISIAIFSKDYASSKSCLMELVQMWECRQSNGQTIIPIFYDVSPDAVKHQTGDFATSFKKHEDDKVDPKTIQNWKKVLQLVGGLSGYERDNINGRHVTDLLDKVMTRVRQELKEDDQDVPDKLVGIDLHVQWMMTKLDVVYSRGQAMKVCGEDRRVVGICGMPGVGKTTLAKVVFNKIHKLFHACSFLNGVNSGGVEFSQELLIADLQKEKREPLRSSGKVKKLKSLFTNMKVLIVLDDVREDEQIKALAGDLTWFGPGSRIIVTTHRRDVLKVFDFGEEDKDRAAAQYDVKPMEYQDALKLFRMHVFQGDAPQDVSECDSLSPDIVEALGMLPMAIKLQASYLKSNKERSIWQSSLKSLQKYPLERKVEAAFEASYKSLDDCAQKIYLDIACFFIGKDERIPPYMWEEAWHGDPLRIIKHLRDMHFLEDGENNEFRMHDLLRDYGRKLVKGCRIWNHSDALSILKDGQGHKTPKANSLHPAIGSGIKNLASEPLLKVFSPFGASFSSLSLFCSAIPERSGLTSFSAN; this is encoded by the exons ATGGCTCCTGAAGTTGTGGCTGCtggaaggaagagaaagagcCCG GAACCACCGTCTGGAATCAATCACGAAgtattcttgaattttagaggTGCAGATACACGTGAAGGATTCACGGATCTTCTCCATAGAGATCTGCAAATTGCGGGGATCGAAGTCTTTAGAGATGACAAAAAGCTCCTTGCTGGAGAAGAGATCCATCTGGGGCTGAAAAAAGCGATCAAGCAATCGAGGATCTCAATTGCCATCTTTTCCAAAGATTATGCTTCCAGTAAAAGTTGTCTCATGGAGCTGGTACAAATGTGGGAGTGCAGACAATCAAATGGACAGACTATTATCCCTATTTTCTATGATGTTAGTCCTGACGCTGTGAAACACCAGACTGGGGATTTTGCAACGTCCTTCAAGAAACATGAGGATGACAAAGTCGACCCAAAGACCATCCAAAATTGGAAGAAGGTTCTTCAACTGGTCGGGGGATTAAGCGGATATGAGCGGGATAATATAAATGGGCG GCATGTGACCGACCTGCTAGACAAAGTTATGACCCGTGTCCGGCAGGAGTTGAAGGAGGATGACCAAGACGTACCCGACAAACTAGTTGGAATCGATCTTCATGTTCAATGGATGATGACAAAGCTTGATGTTGTCTACAGCCGTGGACAAGCGATGAAAGTATGTGGAGAAGATAGACGTGTCGTCGGAATATGCGGTATGCCGGGTGTTGGAAAGACTACACTTGCGAAGGTTGTCTTCAACAAGATCCACAAGTTGTTTCATGCATGTAGCTTCCTTAACGGGGTAAATTCGGGAGGAGTCGAGTTTTCCCAAGAACTGTTGATTGCTGaccttcaaaaggaaaaacgTGAACCACTGAGATCTTCTGgtaaagttaaaaaattaaaaagtctcTTTACTAACATGAAGGTTCTCATTGTGCTTGATGATGTGCGTGAAGATGAACAAATTAAAGCATTAGCTGGGGACCTTACTTGGTTTGGTCCAGGAAGTAGAATCATTGTGACCACACATAGAAGAGATGTTTTAAAGGTTTTCGACtttggagaagaagacaaagatagAGCAGCTGCACAATACGATGTTAAACCAATGGAATATCAGGATGCTCTTAAACTCTTTCGTATGCATGTTTTTCAAGGGGATGCTCCCCAAGATGTCTCCGAGTGCGATTCCTTATCCCCAGACATCGTTGAAGCTCTTGGAATGCTTCCTATGGCTATTAAGCTTCAGGCAAGCTATTTAAAGAGTAATAAGGAAAGAAGCATATGGCAGAGTAGCTTGAAGTCCTTACAAAAATACCCACTAGAACGAAAGGTAGAAGCAGCCTTTGAGGCCAGTTACAAATCTTTAGATGACTGTGCACAGAAGATATACCTCGACATAGCGTGCTTTTTTATTGGAAAGGATGAGAGGATTCCCCCTTACATGTGGGAGGAGGCTTGGCATGGCGATCCTCTTAGAATTATAAAACACCTTCGTGACATGCATTTCTTGGAAGATGGAGAAAATAATGAATTCAGAATGCACGATCTGTTGAGAGACTATGGCAGGAAGCTTGTCAAGGGCTGCAGGATTTGGAATCACAGTGACGCACTTTCCATTCTAAAGGATGGTCAG GGCCATAAAACACCGAAGGCAAACTCTTTGCATCCCGCGATTGGTAGTGGCATCAAGAACCTCGCATCAGAACCATTGCTGAAG GTCTTTAGTCCATTTGGcgcttccttttcttctctctccctcttctgtTCCGCTATTCCAGAACGATCCGGACTCACAAGCTTCTCTGCCAACTGA